Proteins co-encoded in one Malus sylvestris chromosome 7, drMalSylv7.2, whole genome shotgun sequence genomic window:
- the LOC126629413 gene encoding uncharacterized protein LOC126629413 isoform X1 — MWNRTDQNKNKRGYKGSIRKRVTDQTVVTLLFIRRFSLPVLFVLSSLANIIRFSKTNNTNPTNYLKNNFRVFHFSPKSQMRRRQSDSELGRLTLLALFLMGAIFCCMVYLFLAVASKPSSITTADSVSEFGDVGWRSGEEDGECCRGIENLELWGDAVKWGSEFKVNSSKECCMACKDMCGDRDGHCLCDSWVFCGDREACGLRYGECWLKKQKDTLDPDRKDSGDLIAWTSGLVFGKGEGIVGLETDYGTLHIKHLLSFGLKFMQLRPDCAPHSVAYILELLQVPRYAGCQFYRAENRGSFWDSLGNHVKNAPFGPPFALIQGTLAAHGFVFKEIPAEVSRTIRRGSVAWIGSGPEFFISLANHFEWKKAYTVFGSVLPEDMEIAEKIAQLPTKQEVWSNINVSVLESPVALWFRRIKPES, encoded by the exons ATGTGGAACAGAACAGACCAGAACAAAAATAAGAGAGGTTATAAAGGTTCCATACGTAAACGAGTCACCGACCAAACGGTTGTAACTCTACTTTTCATCCGTCGTTTTTCACTCCCCGTCTTGTTCGTGCTCTCAAGCCTTGCCAACATCATCAGATTTTCCAAAACCAACAACACGAACCCAACGAATTATCTCAAAAACAATTTCCGGGTCTTTCATTTCAGTCCAAAATCTCAGATGCGTCGTCGGCAGAGCGACTCAGAACTCGGCCGTCTCACACTTCTGGCCCTTTTCCTGATGGGCGCAATCTTCTGCTGCATGGTGTACCTGTTCCTCGCTGTGGCCTCAAAACCCAGCAGCATAACAACAGCTGATTCGGTTTCGGAATTCGGAGACGTTGGATGGAGGAgtggagaagaagatggagaatgCTGCAGAGGGATTGAGAATTTAGAGCTCTGGGGTGATGCTGTGAAATGGGGTTCTGAGTTTAAGGTGAATTCTTCTAAAGAGTGCTGCATGGCTTGTAAGGATATGTGCGGGGATCGAGATGGGCATTGTTTGTGTGACAGTTGGGTGTTTTGTGGGGATAGAGAGGCTTGCGGACTTAGATATGGTGAG TGTTGGTTAAAGAAACAAAAGGATACCTTGGACCCTGATCGGAAAGACTCAGGTGATCTGATTGCATGGACTTCTGGACTCGTCTTTGGAAAAGGAGAG GGTATTGTCGGCTTGGAAACAGACTATGGGACTCTTCATATAAAG CATCTACTTTCGTTCGGTCTTAAATTTATGCAGCTCCGTCCTGATTGTGCCCCACATTCTGTTGCCTACATTCTTGAGCTGTTGCAAGTGCCCCGTTATGCAGGCTGCCAATTTTATCGCGCAGAAAACCGGGGAAGCTTTTGGGACTCACTAGGAAACCATGTAAAAAAT GCTCCGTTTGGCCCGCCTTTCGCGCTAATACAAGGAACGCTTGCAGCTCACGGGTTCGTATTTAAGGAGATTCCGGCAGAGGTGTCTCGCACCATCAGAAGAGGATCGGTTGCCTGGATTGGTTCCGGTCCAGAATTCTTCATCAGCCTAGCCAACCATTTTGAGTGGAAAAAAGCGTACACTGTGTTTGGTTCCGTTCTTCCTGAAGACATGGAAATCGCCGAGAAAATTGCCCAGCTTCCGACCAAACAAGAGGTATGGAGTAACATCAATGTCTCCGTCTTGGAGAGTCCTGTCGCTTTATGGTTCCGAAGAATCAAGCCGGAATCATGA
- the LOC126629414 gene encoding trihelix transcription factor ASIL2-like, with protein sequence MASPPSSPQDDSILPLQSDPPQAVPLALPAPPLTQSQQTQPNPTPPSSRRLPPPCWSHDETVALIDSYREKWYSLRRGNLKATHWQDVADAVARRCPAASPAKTAVQCRHKMEKLRKRYRTEIQRARSMPLSRFTSSWVHFKRMDAMEKGPAAGKRENSESPGEEEENEENEEEEDPDQELYEELRYGSNMKSMSKLYRNGVGVGGGSGGAGAGSGFRIRIPTGVSIAQPGTKVYPKMDQKFGMNSNPGSVYGSAKVMRESGNSGRPGLGKREGDGRERERDPVAEMVSAIKLLGDGFVRMEQMKMEMAREVEAMRMEMEMKRTEMILDSQQRIVEAFAKAVSEKKKKAKRMPSPEA encoded by the coding sequence ATGGCTTCTCCACCGTCTTCCCCGCAGGACGACTCCATCCTCCCTCTCCAATCGGACCCACCGCAGGCCGTGCCGCTTGCTCTCCCGGCACCACCGCTGACCCAATCCCAGCAAACACAGCCGAACCCAACCCCGCCTTCCTCCCGCCGCCTCCCTCCTCCCTGCTGGTCCCACGACGAGACCGTCGCCCTCATCGACTCCTACCGCGAAAAGTGGTACTCCCTCCGCCGTGGAAACCTCAAGGCCACCCACTGGCAGGACGTGGCCGACGCCGTCGCTCGGCGATGCCCGGCTGCTTCTCCCGCGAAGACCGCCGTTCAGTGCCGTCACAAGATGGAGAAGCTCCGGAAGCGGTACCGGACTGAGATCCAGCGAGCCAGGTCGATGCCGTTGTCCAGATTCACGTCGTCGTGGGTCCACTTCAAGCGGATGGACGCCATGGAGAAGGGGCCGGCAGCTGGGAAGAGGGAAAACTCCGAAAGTCCCGGCGAAGAGGAAGAGAACGAGgagaacgaagaggaggaggatCCAGATCAGGAGCTCTATGAGGAGCTGAGATACGGGTCGAATATGAAGAGTATGAGTAAGTTGTATAGGAATGGAGTTGGGGTTGGTGGCGGAAGTGGCGGTGCTGGTGCCGGAAGTGGGTTTAGGATTAGGATTCCAACTGGGGTTAGTATAGCTCAGCCTGGGACCAAGGTGTATCCGAAGATGGATCAGAAATTCGGGATGAATTCGAATCCAGGGTCGGTTTATGGGAGTGCTAAGGTGATGAGAGAGAGTGGGAATTCGGGGAGGCCCGGATTGGGGAAGAGAGAAGGGGAtgggagggagagggagagagacccCGTGGCGGAGATGGTGTCGGCGATTAAGCTTTTGGGAGATGGGTTTGTGAGGATGGAGCAGATGAAGATGGAGATGGCGAGGGAGGTCGAGGCGATGCGGATGGAGATGGAAATGAAGCGGACGGAAATGATTTTGGACTCTCAGCAAAGAATTGTGGAGGCTTTTGCGAAGGCGGtttcggagaagaagaagaaggccaaGAGAATGCCATCCCCTGAGGCATAG
- the LOC126628810 gene encoding heterogeneous nuclear ribonucleoprotein Q-like, producing the protein MPPRTVKRGGAAGAKRTTRVTRGTHKAQNQVQPEAPDELVKAEDAVPMVESKEDLNVEEIKEKPIAADKLVAVEEKPVVDEKASVIDQSGPSEMEVEAKAEQKGLKKQDKVKESIDDYEKDEQLELEDNEAEYEPEEDGGVDYDEKEMEQEDIQELGDEGDEEPEEIVGEEEGDMAEEELEDGHEELEGEEFEEHASEEHEHEHAEMVDEEEEHHEVVKERRKRKEFEVFVGGLDKDASEADLRKAFAGVGEVTEVRLMMNPQTKKNKGFAFLRFATVEQARRAVAELKHPVINGKQCGVTPSQDSDTLFLGNICKTWTKDALREKLKHYGVDNVEGLTLVEDTNYEGMNRGFAFLEFSSRSDAMDAFKRLQKRDIVFGVDRPAKVSFADSFIDPGDEIMAQVKTVFVDGLPASWDEDHVQDLLKEYGNVEKIELARNMPSAKRRDFGFVTFDTHEAAVTCAKSINNSELGEGDNKAKVRARLSRPLQRGKGKHVGRGDYRSSRGVGRVVRGSWGHPAPRPLPPMRSGLRGVGSRIPPASVKRPVALRDRRHVMSSYPQRGRPLPPPSRSYDRRPPVPAYPKSSFRREYSRHEDLPPPRSRAAPDYGSRAVPERRQSYRDDYAQRGPAYSDPPRSTSRTTGRRAYVDEGYGQRYERHPPPPPPPSYREGRARDYDTISGSKRAYSALDDVPPRYADAGIRQSRARLDYEYESGSSQYGDGYSDRLGRSNMGYGSSRTSQDSHGLYSSRQGMGYGGGSYGGSDVGGMYSSSYGGDYISRGSDVGGSSYSSMYSGRGAGGSSYMGSGGSGSYY; encoded by the exons ATGCCTCCGAGGACGGTGAAGAGAGGTGGGGCGGCGGGAGCGAAGAGGACGACGAGAGTCACCAGGGGGACGCACAAGGCCCAGAACCAGGTCCAGCCTGAGGCTCCAGATGAGTTGGTGAAGGCCGAGGATGCGGTGccgatggtggaatctaaagaGGATCTCAATGTTGAAGAGATTAAGGAGAAGCCAATTGCGGCGGACAAGCTCGTGGCTGTCGAGGAGAAGCCAGTTGTTGATGAAAAGGCATCCGTTATTGATCAGTCAGGGCCTTCAGAGATGGAAGTTGAAGCGAAAGCAGAGCAGAAAGGATTAAAAA AACAAGATAAGGTTAAGGAGTCTATAGATGATTATGAAAAAGATGAACAATTAGAGCTGGAGGATAATGAAGCTGAGTATGAACCTGAAGAAGATGGTGGGGTTGATTATGATGAGAAGGAAATGGAACAAGAGGATATCCAGGAGCTCGGGGATGAAGGAGATGAAGAACCTGAGGAGATTGTAGGTGAAGAAGAAGGTGATATGGCTGAGGAAGAGTTGGAAGATGGCCACGAAGAACTCGAGGGTGAAGAGTTTGAGGAGCATGCTAGCGAGGAGCATGAGCATGAGCATGCAGAGATGGTTGACGAGGAAGAGGAGCACCATGAAGTTGTAAAGGAGAGACGGAAGCGCAAGGAGTTTGAAGTATTTGTTGGTGGTCTAGACAAGGATGCAAGTGAGGCTGATCTTAGGAAAGCTTTTGCTGGTGTTGGTGAAGTTACTGAGGTCAGGCTGATGATGAACCCTCAGACTAAGAAGAACAAGGGATTTGCGTTCTTGCGTTTTGCAACTGTGGAACAAGCAAGGCGAGCAGTTGCGGAGCTTAAACATCCAGTG ATTAATGGAAAACAGTGTGGTGTTACTCCAAGTCAAGACAGTGATACTCTTTTTCTGGGTAACATATGCAAGACATGGACAAAGGATGCT TTGAGAGAGAAGTTGAAACATTATGGAGTAGATAATGTTGAGGGTCTGACATTGGTTGAAGATACTAACTATGAGGGAATGAATCGAGGCTTTGcttttttggaattttcttcTCGTTCAGATGCCATGGATGCTTTTAAGCGACTTCAAAAAAGAGATATTGTGTTTGGAGTTGATAGGCCTGCAAAAGTTTCTTTTGCAGATTCCTTCATTGATCCTGGTGATGAAATCATGGCACAG GTCAAAACTGTGTTTGTTGATGGCCTACCTGCTTCATGGGATGAGGACCATGTCCAAGATCTTCTTAAGGAATATGGGAATGTTGAAAAGATTGAGCTTGCGCGGAACATGCCCTCTGCTAAGAGGAGAGATTTTGGTTTTGTTACATTCGACACTCATGAGGCTGCAGTTACGTGTGCTAAAAGCATTAACAATTCAGAGTTAGGTGAAGGAGACAACAAG GCGAAAGTCAGGGCGAGGTTATCAAGACCGCTCCAGAGGGGTAAAGGAAAACATGTTGGGCGAGGAGATTATCGATCTTCTAGGGGGGTTGGACGAGTTGTTAGAGGTTCATGGGGTCACCCAGCACCACGCCCTCTCCCTCCTATGCGTAGTGGGTTAAGGGGAGTTGGAAGTCGAATCCCACCAGCCAGTGTAAAGAGGCCTGTTGCGCTAAGAGATAGACGCCATGTGATGTCATCTTATCCACAAAGAGGCAGGCCTTTGCCTCCTCCATCTAGGTCCTATGACAGGAGGCCACCTG TTCCTGCGTACCCAAAGAGTAGCTTCAGGAGGGAATATAGCAGGCATGAGGACCTTCCTCCTCCAAGGAGTAGAGCAGCCCCTGATTATGGATCAAGGGCTGTTCCAGAAAGACGCCAATCGTACAGAGATGATTACGCTCAGCGTGGTCCTGCCTACTCTGATCCACCAAGAAGTACATCTCGTACAACAggaaggagagcttatgttgaTGAAGGTTACGGACAGCGGTATGAAAGGcatcctccccctcctcctcctccaagtTACCGTGAAGGTCGTGCTCGTGATTATGACACTATTTCTGGTTCAAAACGTGCCTACTCTGCACTG GATGATGTTCCTCCCCGTTATGCTGATGCGGGCATCCGCCAATCAAGGGCACGGTTAGACTATGAGTATGAAAGTGGTTCGTCTCAATATGGTGATGGCTATAGTGACAG ACTTGGGAGATCTAATATGGGATATGGAAGCAGCAGAACAAGTCAGGATTCTCATGGACTATACAGCAGTCGTCAGGGCATGGGCTATGGAGGAG GTTCTTATGGTGGTAGTGACGTTGGTGGAATGTACTCATCCAGCTATGGTGGTGATTATATCTCTCGTGGCAGTGAC GTTGGAGGTAGCTCTTACTCATCAATGTACTCTGGCCGTGGTGCGGGTGGAAGCAGTTATATGGGTTCAGGTGGTTCTGGCTCATACTATTGA
- the LOC126627968 gene encoding cyclin-U4-1-like → MAELENPTVMTKIITFLSSLVQRVAESNDLNSHFQPQKISLFHGLTRPTISIQSYLERIFKYANCSPSCLIVAYVYLDRFSQRQPSLPINSFNVHRLLITSVLVAAKFMDDMYYNNAYYAKVGGISTIEMNFLEVDFLFGLSFDLNVTPTTFTTHCSYLQREMLLLQPPLDSADSSLSLGKSLKLHLCFDEDETSHQQQQQQQLAV, encoded by the exons ATGGCAGAGCTAGAGAACCCAACAGTGATGACAAAGATCATAACTTTCCTCTCTTCTCTGGTTCAAAGAGTGGCGGAATCGAACGACCTCAACAGTCATTTCCAACCCCAGAAAATCTCACTCTTCCATGGTCTGACTAGACCCACCATTTCGATACAGAGTTACCTAGAGAGGATTTTCAAGTATGCCAATTGCAGCCCATCTTGCTTAATCGTGGCATATGTTTATCTGGATCGCTTTTCGCAGAGGCAACCCTCGTTGCCAATCAACTCATTCAACGTTCATCGGTTGCTGATTACAAGTGTCCTGGTGGCTGCAAAGTTCATGGATGACAT GTACTACAACAATGCATATTATGCAAAAGTTGGAGGAATAAGCACAATAGAGATGAACTTTCTTGAAGTGGATTTCCTATTTGGTTTGAGCTTCGACTTAAACGTGACCCCCACAACCTTCACCACCCACTGTTCGTATCTCCAGAGGGAGATGCTTCTATTGCAACCACCTCTAGATTCTGCAGATTCTTCTCTTAGTTTAGGCAAATCACTAAAGCTCCACTTGTGCTTTGATGAGGATGAAACCTCCcatcagcagcagcaacagcagcagctAGCTGTTTGA
- the LOC126629413 gene encoding uncharacterized protein LOC126629413 isoform X2, which yields MWNRTDQNKNKRGYKGSIRKRVTDQTVVTLLFIRRFSLPVLFVLSSLANIIRFSKTNNTNPTNYLKNNFRVFHFSPKSQMRRRQSDSELGRLTLLALFLMGAIFCCMVYLFLAVASKPSSITTADSVSEFGDVGWRSGEEDGECCRGIENLELWGDAVKWGSEFKVNSSKECCMACKDMCGDRDGHCLCDSWVFCGDREACGLRYGECWLKKQKDTLDPDRKDSGDLIAWTSGLVFGKGEGIVGLETDYGTLHIKLRPDCAPHSVAYILELLQVPRYAGCQFYRAENRGSFWDSLGNHVKNAPFGPPFALIQGTLAAHGFVFKEIPAEVSRTIRRGSVAWIGSGPEFFISLANHFEWKKAYTVFGSVLPEDMEIAEKIAQLPTKQEVWSNINVSVLESPVALWFRRIKPES from the exons ATGTGGAACAGAACAGACCAGAACAAAAATAAGAGAGGTTATAAAGGTTCCATACGTAAACGAGTCACCGACCAAACGGTTGTAACTCTACTTTTCATCCGTCGTTTTTCACTCCCCGTCTTGTTCGTGCTCTCAAGCCTTGCCAACATCATCAGATTTTCCAAAACCAACAACACGAACCCAACGAATTATCTCAAAAACAATTTCCGGGTCTTTCATTTCAGTCCAAAATCTCAGATGCGTCGTCGGCAGAGCGACTCAGAACTCGGCCGTCTCACACTTCTGGCCCTTTTCCTGATGGGCGCAATCTTCTGCTGCATGGTGTACCTGTTCCTCGCTGTGGCCTCAAAACCCAGCAGCATAACAACAGCTGATTCGGTTTCGGAATTCGGAGACGTTGGATGGAGGAgtggagaagaagatggagaatgCTGCAGAGGGATTGAGAATTTAGAGCTCTGGGGTGATGCTGTGAAATGGGGTTCTGAGTTTAAGGTGAATTCTTCTAAAGAGTGCTGCATGGCTTGTAAGGATATGTGCGGGGATCGAGATGGGCATTGTTTGTGTGACAGTTGGGTGTTTTGTGGGGATAGAGAGGCTTGCGGACTTAGATATGGTGAG TGTTGGTTAAAGAAACAAAAGGATACCTTGGACCCTGATCGGAAAGACTCAGGTGATCTGATTGCATGGACTTCTGGACTCGTCTTTGGAAAAGGAGAG GGTATTGTCGGCTTGGAAACAGACTATGGGACTCTTCATATAAAG CTCCGTCCTGATTGTGCCCCACATTCTGTTGCCTACATTCTTGAGCTGTTGCAAGTGCCCCGTTATGCAGGCTGCCAATTTTATCGCGCAGAAAACCGGGGAAGCTTTTGGGACTCACTAGGAAACCATGTAAAAAAT GCTCCGTTTGGCCCGCCTTTCGCGCTAATACAAGGAACGCTTGCAGCTCACGGGTTCGTATTTAAGGAGATTCCGGCAGAGGTGTCTCGCACCATCAGAAGAGGATCGGTTGCCTGGATTGGTTCCGGTCCAGAATTCTTCATCAGCCTAGCCAACCATTTTGAGTGGAAAAAAGCGTACACTGTGTTTGGTTCCGTTCTTCCTGAAGACATGGAAATCGCCGAGAAAATTGCCCAGCTTCCGACCAAACAAGAGGTATGGAGTAACATCAATGTCTCCGTCTTGGAGAGTCCTGTCGCTTTATGGTTCCGAAGAATCAAGCCGGAATCATGA